Below is a window of Camelina sativa cultivar DH55 chromosome 11, Cs, whole genome shotgun sequence DNA.
TACAAACTCAACGTACGGATAAGTTTTAAGTAGAAATATGTATACGATCTGGATAATATATAAGTGGAAATATGTTTACTCAACATCTTTGCTCTCCAGATTCCGAAAGACATGTTTAAACACCACATTAGTTGTTGGTGTTCCAATCTTGCCTCTTCGTTgagaataaataattataaaaaaacctaaaaaattcTAAGTTTTTAAGAAAGCAAGAAGTGCTATTAGTAGTTAACTGATACAtaacatataatgatatatgTATACATGAGAAAACAGAAATAAAGTGTTGACAGAGATCTGCTTTTTCATCGGCTAACACAAATCACTTGCGCTAACACCAATCTCTTAGGTAAGAAAATGAGGCAGCCATTGAAATCTTAAAGTTTATTATGGATTGCTATAAGTAAATTGTGTTTGCTCAGATGATTTTTCTACCTTCTATTAACAGGCTTTTTATAGAGATCTTTGATGATGCCAGTTAGGTATGATTGCAAATCGAGAGAAAATTGGTGAGCAAGCCTAACACATTTAGATAAGGAATGTTAGTCTAGCAAATTTTATGTTTCCATATTTTCTCGATCTTTAGCTAAGAAATAGGAGAAATCTTTACTGAACTACGATTTCATGATTAATGTTTAGagaaaatacttaggttcagcCCCAGGGTGAACCTTGTTGTTCACTTCCttattttcaaccaatcagaatcttatatacattattttatttaaaagttaaatcaaaattaaattaaaaaagcaaaacaaattaaggaaacaaattctttatacttttaattaaggaaagttatatattggcttggtttaggttttacaattagaacgaaattgtgtgtcggtttgggtttacaaataagatgattagagtttagattttacaattaaaacgaaaatatatgtcggtttaggtttacaaataaagtggttagggtttagattttataattaaaacgaaattatatgtcggtttgggtttacaaatgaagtggttagggtttagattttataattaaaacgaaattatatgtcggtttgggtttacaaatgaagtggttagggtttagattttataattaaaacgaaattatatgtcggtttgggtttacaaatgaagtggttagggtttagaaattataattaaaccgaaattatatgtcagtttgggtttacaaatgaagtggttagagttaaaattttataattaaaacaaaattatatatcggtttgggtttataaaagagcggtttgaatttttcattttataataatatatacagattttgtttccttattttataaagaggtgAATAAATAAgttcttaaatgtattatgacaTGTTACATTCTCATTGGTTTAATTTAAGAGAAGTGAACAAAAGGTTCAccttaggagtgaacccaagaattgttcaaTGTTTAGTACTAAAACCGCttaattcttttctttatttaaaaatatcttaccaAAACCGGATTTTGTGATTGAAATCGTTATGAATGTGTATTTGTGTGTTTATCCATGTTAACAAATATGCTTGTATATTGATAATTATTATGGATTTTATTGGCTTTTGTTATAACCCGAATATTATACCATATCTTCAATATGGTTTCTCGTTTCAACTAAAATAGGAATTAAGtgtaaatattcattatatattaaaataactcaaatgtaaaataatctatattagaatatatttttttggtcacaaaaatcctaaaacaatttttaaaatatatatccgtttataaaaatttaaatcatatcatatgctgaaaaaaatctaaaattttattaatattatgtattaaatagtaattcaaataattatatataatattaaataaaagtgaaaggagaattatattttaatctaacatattgatttaaattaggtagatagattttaggaaattaatattagcatataaggaaatgattgtgtttggttgtaaggattgtagagattTTAGTTtgggacttgtttggatacaaagataagagaggatgacataaaaatgtactccaaaaatgttaagatagataaaaacatttgatgtaatgaaatatatcttatatagaagaaaattgcttggaaagaaaaaaatggtgttaagaaaaataaataccAAAGTGATTTTGCAGCAAGTTGAAGTTTCAAGTGCTCCAGTTAAAGAAACATGGCAAAAACATATCTAGCTTTCAGATTTTGAAAGTGCAATTATAACCAAACTGCTGAGAATATATTGCTGGCAACTAGAACAAATATTATTTGGGACTATAGTATTGGTCGGTATATGGACGGTAGGCAACAAGAAGCTAACTATTAAACTTTAACATTGCAAGAGCTATGCTTACATTTCGAAGTTAGGGATCATAGATGGACTTTGTAGTCATGAATCTTAcaataaattttgattacaaCAGCAGATATTGAGATTGAAATCATAAATCTtacaacaatatttttatactaCAATGAGAATGCAGTATTTGTCCACACGAAAacttttcttgaatcttgagtTCGTCAGtgtacatctttttttttctttttctttggtcaaaCTCTTCAGTGAGAAGACAAATCACAAAAGTCAATTTCGGTTGCTTTGGGggaaaaccaaactaaaccggaaGGAATGTAAAAGAATCGTTTCTTTAAAGAATCACAAATGTGAACCGGATGATGAGCCGTCATGGCTGCTCAAATCCCAATTATGTTTCTTCTTGTGCTCGAAGTTCTGAAAGCATGTCAATGGCCTCatctgagaaaagaaaaaaaaaacatgtaagagaagaaaacagatCAGAGAGACagtcaaacaaaacagagaagccAACAAACAAACTCAATGATATGTGTGTTCTGTAGAGAGTTGGAGAAACAGACCCTCCATTGTCGCTTGTGACCCATGTGGTGAAGAATGGACTCTAGCCGTTTAATGATCTCTCTGAAAGTTGGTCGTTTTGCAGGTTTCTCATGCCAGCATTCTTCTATCAACCTATAGATATTAAATAATCGGATCGAGCCCAACCGgttaataaaccaaaccaatcaaTGATGTTCATAAGTATTATACAGTTTCTtggtgaaagagagaagaaagaagactcACGTTTTAAGACCATGTGGGTACTGCTTTGATGGAGCTTTAAATAATGGCCGGGCTTTTCCAGCATAAGCATCAGAAGCTTCACTGTCATCCTTTTCAGCAAACGGCATACAGCCTTCGATCATCTATATATCCGACATGTAAAGAAATCAATGACAGAGGAACAGGTAAAAAAGCAAACCGAAGAGAAGAAAACTGAGAAGATTTGTGTATTTTACTAACCTCTTGAACAATCAATGCAAATGAGAAAACATCAGCTTTTGTATCGTATTCTTCACTAGTGAAAACCTCTGGGGCAATATATCGACCTAAAATGTGGATAACATTTATCATAACATATCCAGTAATCAAGATTCTTGACCAAACAGATCAAGAATTAAAACTCCCAAATTTACAGTAACTAATACTTACAAGAAGTGTCTTGACATGTGAAAGGCTTGTCTTCTTTAACAGTAACAAGCTTACTTACTCCAAAGTCTGCAACTTTCAGATGCCCTGTATCATCCCGTAAAATGTTTCTGCAAGCATATATAGTTTTACAATTGTCAGAGAATAGAAGAGCTTGTGATCAAGAAAAAACGCGCTGATATGGATAGTGTGAACTCACGAAGGTTCAAGATCACGGTGGATTATTGGGTCACCTTTGATCTCGTGAAGATAGCTCATTCCCCTATATAGTTTTAAACAGATAAAGAGTTACAAAAGAATCAAACAgaacatttataaaatatgaagAAGGCGCTTgcatatattgctttaaatcaCATACCTTGCAATATCAAGGGCATATCTAACAGCATTAGCTGGTTTCAattgtccttttctttttagCAATTCACGCAAATCTCCCtgaagtatataatatataatgagATCGTTTCGAGAAactaagagaaaaagaaaaaaaatatctaaaatttagcAGAAAAAGGCAGTACCCTGGGCAAGTATTCAGTCACAATCATCATAGGATTACTTTGAGTAACAGCACCAAGAAACTGCACAATGTTTGGATGCCTAAGCCTTTGGAGCAATGCAAGCTCATCGTGAAATTTCCTCCTGCGCACACAATACACAACAAGATTATGGTAAGGAATTGGAATCTACAACCTTATTACCCTCTTACAAGAATCATTCACTTACACTTGATCATCATCGCTCAAAACTTCATCATCGAGCTTTTTCACCGCAACTTGAATGCCACGCCACATTGCCATACAGTAAGTTCCCTAAAACAAGAAGCTTCATACCTTTAGACTAAAAGGAATTGGAACACACATCAATGAAACGAACCATCATAGACAAggacatgtattttttttacctttgttaTCTCTTTGCTTTGAGTGAAATCAAGCTCATTAGGATTGATTTCATACTCAGGGACTTCAGGAGGAGTCCTCACGTGCATTGGAGCAACCTGAAATATACAAATGTGTTAACAAtaatcagaacaaaaaaaaaacaaaaacccaatctTCCAATGGCTATTACAGCGATAATTACAAACAAACATCATATTGAGCTAGATTCTTACCGGATGCTTAGCTCCATGTATCTCAAGAATCTTGATTACATCaatgtttttgtaaaatattgcaTCTGCAAGAGGCTGTTTTCAAAATATGCATTAAGATAACATCATCATCTATCTCTATCCATCATCATTACTCAACAAAAACcagatagcaaaaaaaaaaaaaaaaaaaaaaaNNNNNNNNNNNNNNNNNNNNNNNNNNNNNNNNNNNNNNNNNNNNNNNNNNNNNNNNNNNNNNNNNNNNNNNNNNNNNNNNNNNNNNNNNNNNNNNNNNNNNNNNNNNNNNNNNNNNNNNNNNNNNNNNNNNNNNNNNNNNNNNNNNNNNNNNNNNNNNNNNNNNNNNNNNNNNNNNNNNNNNNNNNNNNNNNNNNNNNNNNNNNNNNNNNNNNNNNNNNNNNNNNNNNNNNNNNNNNNNNNNNNNNNNNNNNNNNNNNNNNNNNNNNNNNNNNNNNNNNNNNNNNNNNNNNNNNNNNNNNNNNNNNNNNNNNNNNNNNNNNNNNNNNNNNNNNNNNNNNNNNNNNNNNNNNNNNNNNNNNNNNNNNNNNNNNNNNNNNNNNNNNNNNNNNNNNNNNNNNNNNNNACCACCGTCGatctcttctccatcttctaACACCTCTTCTTCTGAGTGAATCGACGGCTCCGGAACCTTATCCGGCGCCATCGAAGATTGACGACCAATCGTAAACCTCGGAACTAAGTACTCTTCTTCCATTTACACAatagcaaaaaacaaaacccagaaaaacaaatcttgatCCTTAAACCCTTTGATTTGTATCCGAAAATCTCGGAGCGGGTCaatgaaaaatcaaacctttttgAAACCCTTTTGAGACACAAGACACAATCTTGAGAAGAAATTGAACGAAGAAATCGAAAAAAGGTTTGTGCTTTTTTGGTGTGACTTTACAAAGTGGCGAAATTTATAGGTGGGGTGATGCCTTAATGCCGTAATGGAGAAGAGAAAGCTTTAACAAGTCATTGGAGACGAAAAGGAGACGAACCTACAGCTTCTGTGTTGCGCGTGTCTATCACGTGGTTCGAAGCGCGTTTTAGAGGAAAAGTTCATTTGTAAAAGGAGACGTCATGTCTGGCGCCACGGTAAGAAATGCGTTGACGAAAAGAGAATAAAACAGATCCAAACCGCTGATTTTAACAGCGTCAGATGAAAAGTAACGGTGTGGATCAATCGGCACGTGTTTGGATTCGATTCGATTAAACGGCCGCGTTTTAACTTGCCGACCGAcgctttttttgttgttgttgtatacttgtattGTTTGTAACCAAGCTGGCTCGTGAATTAAAAAGTCATGTATTAAGATAAGAATCATAAGATACATCACAGTTCTATTTCCGTTTGAATTCCCAAAATGATTCACATTTTTTCCACTTGTTTAATGGTATTTTTCTAAGTACATTATCAATTTACAGGCTACTTtagttgtttcttgtttttatagCCACTTTATTTGgccaaggaaaaaaataaaacactaatTGGATAAGGTTTACATGCTAAGTATGTGATCCTATTTATTGATGTGTATATTTGAATAGGTAAAGATTGACATGTTCATCCTCATCCTTTTATTTGTCAAAATTTCATTATATCACAAAAACTCGTTTAATTTACTATTCGATGTCACAACATGTGAATTTTGTATGGTTTTCGCATCTTTctagtttttctattttgtcaACCTTTAtgtttaactattttttttcatatgtaaCAGCAACTAACATGCAAGGTCAAGATTTTGACATTCTTATTTTCAGACATGGGTGTATATATAAACTATGTA
It encodes the following:
- the LOC104727928 gene encoding serine/threonine-protein kinase STY8-like; the protein is MHVRTPPEVPEYEINPNELDFTQSKEITKGTYCMAMWRGIQVAVKKLDDEVLSDDDQVRKFHDELALLQRLRHPNIVQFLGAVTQSNPMMIVTEYLPRGDLRELLKRKGQLKPANAVRYALDIARGMSYLHEIKGDPIIHRDLEPSNILRDDTGHLKVADFGVSKLVTVKEDKPFTCQDTSCRYIAPEVFTSEEYDTKADVFSFALIVQEMIEGCMPFAEKDDSEASDAYAGKARPLFKAPSKQYPHGLKTLIEECWHEKPAKRPTFREIIKRLESILHHMGHKRQWRMRPLTCFQNFEHKKKHNWDLSSHDGSSSGSHL